One Edaphobacter flagellatus genomic region harbors:
- the acs gene encoding acetate--CoA ligase translates to MTVIAEGTNLDSNLRENRLFEPSQEFRSRAHISSLEQYERMYRHSVEKPEEFWAEAARELDWFTPWTKVLQPGPDGSALGAQWFVGGKLNLAHNCVDRHATGARRDKVALLWEGEPGEVRKLTYADLHAQVQRFANVLKNLGIKKGDRVAIYMGMCPELAIALLACARIGAVHSVIFGGFASHAIVDRVNDSSCVAVITQDTAYRRGSEIPLKKTVDEALKQCPSVKNVVVYRRSGTAVPMTEGRDVWWDESMLAAEKECEPEWMDSEDPLYLLYTSGTTGKPKGLLHTTGGYAVQTYLTSKYIFDLQENDVYWCTADIGWVTGHSYVVYGPLQNGATVMMYEGAPNWPECDRFWKIIDAHKVSIFYTAPTAIRAFTKWGVDWVRKYSLASLRLLGTVGEPINPEAWMWFHREVGHERCPIVDTFWQTETGAIMIAPIPGAVATKPGSATRPFFGIVPEVVTKEGEPVPDGQGGLLVFRTPWPSLARTVYGNPERYQAAYFSEIPGSYFTGDGARRDSDGYFWLMGRVDDVLNVSGHRLGTMEVESALVAHPKVAEAAVVGRPDDLKGQAICAFVTLEQGHAATEELRQEIRQWVAKEIGALARPDDVRFTETLPKTRSGKIMRRLLRELATTGEVKGDTTTLEDFSVIAKLRENEE, encoded by the coding sequence GTGACCGTCATTGCAGAAGGAACAAATCTGGATTCGAACCTGCGTGAAAACCGGCTCTTTGAGCCTTCGCAGGAGTTCCGGTCCAGGGCGCATATTTCGAGCCTCGAGCAGTACGAGCGGATGTACCGCCACAGCGTCGAGAAACCCGAAGAGTTCTGGGCCGAAGCCGCCCGCGAGCTCGACTGGTTCACCCCGTGGACCAAAGTTCTTCAGCCCGGCCCCGATGGCTCCGCTCTCGGTGCCCAGTGGTTTGTTGGTGGCAAGCTTAACCTCGCGCATAACTGCGTCGACCGTCACGCCACCGGCGCGCGCCGCGACAAAGTCGCCTTGCTCTGGGAAGGTGAGCCCGGCGAGGTCCGCAAACTCACCTATGCCGACCTGCACGCCCAAGTCCAGCGCTTTGCGAATGTACTGAAGAACCTCGGCATCAAAAAGGGCGACCGCGTCGCCATCTACATGGGCATGTGCCCCGAGCTCGCCATCGCGTTGCTCGCCTGCGCCCGCATCGGAGCCGTGCACTCCGTCATCTTCGGCGGCTTCGCCTCGCACGCGATCGTCGACCGCGTCAACGACTCCTCCTGCGTCGCCGTCATCACGCAGGACACCGCCTATCGCCGCGGCTCCGAAATTCCGCTTAAAAAGACCGTAGACGAAGCTCTTAAGCAGTGTCCCTCCGTTAAAAACGTCGTCGTCTACCGCCGCAGCGGAACCGCTGTTCCGATGACCGAAGGCCGCGACGTCTGGTGGGACGAGTCCATGCTCGCCGCTGAAAAAGAGTGCGAGCCCGAGTGGATGGACTCCGAGGATCCGCTCTACCTCCTCTACACCTCCGGCACCACCGGCAAGCCCAAGGGCCTGCTCCACACCACCGGTGGCTACGCCGTTCAGACCTACCTCACCTCGAAGTACATCTTCGACTTGCAGGAGAACGACGTTTACTGGTGCACCGCCGACATCGGCTGGGTCACCGGCCATAGCTACGTCGTCTACGGCCCGCTGCAGAACGGCGCTACGGTGATGATGTACGAAGGTGCACCCAACTGGCCCGAGTGTGATCGCTTCTGGAAGATCATCGACGCGCACAAGGTCTCCATCTTCTACACCGCACCGACAGCGATTCGCGCCTTCACCAAGTGGGGTGTCGACTGGGTCCGCAAGTATTCGCTTGCCTCGCTTCGCCTCCTCGGTACCGTCGGCGAACCCATCAACCCCGAGGCCTGGATGTGGTTCCATCGCGAGGTCGGCCACGAGCGCTGCCCCATCGTCGATACCTTCTGGCAGACCGAGACCGGGGCCATCATGATCGCACCTATCCCCGGTGCCGTCGCCACCAAGCCCGGATCGGCCACGCGCCCCTTCTTCGGAATTGTGCCTGAAGTAGTTACAAAAGAAGGCGAGCCTGTTCCCGACGGACAGGGTGGCCTGCTCGTCTTCCGCACACCCTGGCCCTCGCTCGCACGCACCGTCTACGGCAATCCCGAGCGTTACCAGGCTGCTTATTTCAGCGAGATTCCCGGCAGCTACTTCACCGGCGACGGCGCGCGCCGCGACAGCGATGGCTACTTCTGGCTTATGGGCCGCGTCGACGATGTGCTCAACGTCAGCGGTCATCGTCTCGGCACGATGGAGGTCGAGTCCGCCCTCGTCGCGCATCCCAAGGTCGCCGAGGCCGCCGTTGTAGGACGCCCCGACGATCTCAAGGGACAGGCCATCTGCGCCTTCGTCACCCTCGAACAGGGACACGCCGCCACCGAAGAGCTTCGTCAGGAGATTCGTCAGTGGGTCGCCAAGGAGATCGGGGCGCTCGCTCGTCCCGACGACGTCCGTTTCACCGAAACCCTTCCCAAGACACGTTCCGGTAAGATCATGCGTCGCCTCCTCCGCGAGTTGGCCACGACCGGCGAGGTTAAGGGAGATACCACCACCCTCGAAGACTTCTCCGTCATCGCCAAGCTCCGCGAAAACGAGGAGTAG